In Synechococcus sp. CB0101, a genomic segment contains:
- a CDS encoding sigma-70 family RNA polymerase sigma factor, giving the protein MPARHAPVASTVKTWLNTSSAHRPLCERTVMELSRRIQRWQQHPDGPSHAPKPVRRSALRAREQLVRHNLGLVAHTWGRHRCSLPAHDDTTADALQEAALNLVRAAEKFDPAKGYRFSTYATFWVRRGFTEFEQRAKRAIRFPAEKAAVVLKALRLSQQHQATTGDEPALEWLAAQLKFDGKAMSAEQLAEFIRQWDATRTGSLDGAEEEGDEKGGCSRLDLASLQQAAEQQLTQEPDPQHASLPQLMSCLDEQEHRLIRNRYLRRPPLSPCQLRRSMGGMQREQLEQLEATALDKLRQAATGHNLKIQL; this is encoded by the coding sequence ATGCCTGCCCGTCATGCCCCCGTTGCCTCCACCGTGAAGACCTGGCTGAACACAAGCAGTGCCCATCGCCCGCTGTGCGAGCGCACGGTGATGGAGCTGTCGCGCCGGATTCAGCGCTGGCAGCAACACCCCGATGGCCCAAGCCATGCACCGAAACCTGTGCGCCGCAGTGCCCTGCGGGCCCGAGAACAACTGGTGCGCCACAACCTCGGCCTGGTGGCTCACACCTGGGGGCGCCATCGCTGCAGCCTTCCCGCCCATGACGACACCACTGCCGATGCGCTGCAGGAAGCGGCGCTGAATCTGGTGCGGGCCGCCGAGAAATTTGATCCGGCCAAGGGTTATCGGTTCTCCACCTACGCCACCTTCTGGGTGCGGCGGGGGTTCACCGAATTCGAACAACGCGCCAAGCGCGCAATCCGCTTCCCGGCAGAGAAAGCAGCGGTGGTGCTCAAGGCTCTGCGATTGAGCCAACAACATCAGGCCACCACGGGCGATGAGCCAGCGTTGGAGTGGCTGGCCGCCCAGCTCAAGTTCGATGGCAAAGCGATGAGCGCGGAGCAGCTGGCGGAGTTCATCCGCCAGTGGGATGCCACCCGCACCGGATCCCTGGATGGTGCAGAGGAAGAGGGTGACGAAAAAGGTGGATGTAGCCGGCTTGATCTGGCCTCCCTGCAGCAAGCGGCCGAACAGCAGCTGACACAAGAGCCCGACCCACAACACGCGTCCCTGCCGCAGTTGATGAGCTGCCTGGATGAACAGGAGCACCGCCTGATTCGCAACCGCTACCTGCGCCGGCCGCCTCTGAGCCCCTGTCAGCTGCGCCGCTCCATGGGCGGGATGCAGCGCGAGCAGCTGGAACAGTTGGAAGCAACCGCCCTGGACAAGTTGCGCCAGGCCGCCACCGGTCACAACCTCAAGATTCAGCTCTGA
- a CDS encoding LuxR C-terminal-related transcriptional regulator, translated as MRRHVQTLQSTITSLLDGWTVVVCSHHQRMRDTTALLLPQLQFSASSTAELLALPLPQTGQLLVLCDDDSPDGGAAELMTQLRERHGAKRCRFLLCLDAAIGGERLVRLWRLRPDGISCRESCGSGRLLQCVAVLLRNGRYEDPQLSDRIRQLLANTPLQEEAVVLSVKEEQLVRLVAGGRSTREIASQLQVRTDTVRRRLSALYGKTGARNQGGLLVWGLEHGVLKQPDLACGLHQRPGQEQGAAAGGNRHRSRATHR; from the coding sequence TTGCGGCGTCACGTTCAGACCCTGCAGAGCACGATTACGAGCCTTCTCGATGGCTGGACCGTTGTGGTCTGCAGTCACCACCAGCGCATGCGGGACACCACAGCGCTCCTGCTCCCGCAGCTGCAATTCAGCGCCAGCAGCACCGCAGAACTTCTGGCACTGCCGCTACCTCAAACAGGGCAGTTGCTGGTGCTCTGCGATGACGACAGCCCCGATGGCGGGGCCGCCGAGCTGATGACACAACTGCGCGAGCGGCACGGCGCCAAGCGGTGCCGCTTCCTGCTCTGCCTCGATGCGGCGATCGGCGGTGAACGACTGGTGCGGCTCTGGCGATTGAGGCCCGATGGGATCAGTTGCCGCGAGAGCTGCGGCAGTGGCCGCCTGCTCCAGTGCGTAGCTGTGCTCCTGCGCAACGGCCGCTACGAAGACCCCCAGCTCTCTGATCGCATCCGCCAACTGCTCGCTAACACGCCGCTGCAAGAAGAAGCCGTGGTTCTGTCGGTGAAAGAGGAGCAACTGGTGCGCCTGGTGGCCGGCGGCCGCAGCACCCGCGAGATCGCCTCACAACTGCAGGTGCGCACCGACACGGTGCGGCGCCGGCTCAGTGCCTTGTACGGCAAAACAGGAGCCCGCAACCAAGGCGGACTCCTGGTGTGGGGCCTCGAGCACGGGGTGCTCAAGCAGCCAGATCTGGCCTGCGGGCTGCATCAACGGCCGGGGCAAGAGCAGGGCGCCGCGGCAGGTGGCAACAGGCACCGGAGCCGGGCAACACATCGCTGA
- a CDS encoding iron uptake porin, translating to MPSLGSGLSAAATAALFVPAALGCNLGVSAAERDSLNFAGIGQYGSSADQVTSITQFSDVQPTDWAYQALSNLIERYGCVAGYPNGTYRGSRAMTRFEAAALLNACLDRITEVTDELKRLMKEFEKELAVLKGRVDGLEAKVAELEATQFSTTTKLSGLATFVVGANAFSGSAINAGANTVNRNGGHHSAPVVLPNATTFNYDVQLTFDTSFTGRDRLRTNLRAGNFGSSVFGGEPHALGLSELEIAFEEDAGPNIVAIDKLFYQFPLGQFTFTLGGRIGQEDMLALWPSVYPADTILNVMTVNGAPAAYSKNLGAGAGAWWQQGGFSISANYVASNGQSGNPSVPEGDGGGGIGNKFSGATGSVQLAYQQEQWGLAAIWSYVQPDTQFVPGTTPFTHGAIDHNLSAKTNALGLSAYWQPLQSGWWPSVSVGWGINSTSYSVPQPAGSLSTSQSWMVGLQWTDVFQKGNDFGFAVAQPVFATALTGGVTPNDGNYVWEWWYKFQVTDKITVTPALVYLSRPLGQQTPAGESFSQFGGLVKTSFRF from the coding sequence ATGCCTTCCTTGGGTTCTGGCCTGTCCGCAGCCGCGACCGCTGCCCTGTTTGTTCCGGCTGCCCTGGGCTGCAACCTTGGCGTTTCCGCTGCAGAGCGCGACAGCCTCAATTTCGCCGGTATAGGCCAGTACGGCTCCAGTGCCGACCAGGTCACCTCGATCACCCAGTTCTCCGATGTGCAGCCCACCGACTGGGCTTATCAGGCTCTGAGCAACCTGATCGAGCGCTACGGCTGTGTGGCCGGCTATCCCAACGGCACCTACCGCGGCAGCCGTGCGATGACCCGCTTTGAAGCGGCCGCGCTGCTGAACGCTTGCCTCGACCGGATCACCGAAGTGACCGACGAGCTCAAGCGGCTGATGAAGGAGTTCGAGAAGGAGCTCGCCGTGCTGAAAGGCCGCGTGGACGGCCTCGAGGCCAAGGTGGCTGAGCTGGAAGCTACGCAGTTCTCAACCACCACCAAGCTGAGCGGCTTAGCAACCTTTGTAGTGGGTGCCAATGCGTTCTCGGGTTCGGCCATCAACGCAGGGGCCAACACCGTAAACCGCAACGGTGGTCATCACAGTGCGCCCGTGGTGTTGCCCAATGCCACCACGTTCAACTATGACGTTCAGCTGACCTTCGACACCAGCTTCACCGGCAGGGATCGTCTGCGTACCAATCTGCGAGCAGGCAACTTCGGCAGCAGCGTGTTCGGCGGCGAGCCCCATGCACTAGGCCTCTCTGAGCTGGAAATCGCCTTTGAAGAAGATGCAGGCCCCAACATCGTGGCCATCGACAAGCTCTTCTATCAATTCCCTTTGGGCCAGTTCACCTTCACCCTGGGTGGTCGTATTGGCCAGGAAGACATGCTGGCCCTTTGGCCCAGTGTGTATCCGGCTGACACCATCCTCAACGTGATGACGGTGAATGGTGCCCCTGCCGCTTACAGCAAGAACCTCGGTGCTGGCGCCGGTGCCTGGTGGCAACAGGGTGGTTTCAGCATCAGCGCCAACTATGTGGCCTCCAATGGTCAGTCGGGCAATCCCTCGGTGCCCGAGGGCGACGGTGGTGGCGGCATCGGCAACAAGTTTTCCGGCGCGACAGGCAGTGTGCAGCTGGCCTATCAGCAGGAACAGTGGGGCCTGGCAGCCATCTGGAGTTATGTCCAGCCTGATACGCAGTTTGTTCCTGGCACTACGCCGTTCACCCATGGCGCCATTGATCACAACCTCAGCGCCAAAACCAATGCACTGGGTTTGAGTGCCTACTGGCAACCGCTGCAGAGTGGCTGGTGGCCTTCGGTGAGCGTTGGCTGGGGCATCAACAGCACCAGCTACAGCGTGCCTCAGCCTGCAGGCAGCCTGAGCACCAGTCAGTCCTGGATGGTGGGCCTGCAGTGGACCGATGTGTTCCAGAAAGGGAATGACTTTGGCTTTGCTGTGGCTCAACCTGTGTTTGCGACGGCACTCACTGGCGGCGTCACGCCCAACGACGGCAACTACGTGTGGGAGTGGTGGTACAAGTTCCAGGTGACCGACAAGATCACTGTGACACCGGCCTTGGTCTATCTGAGCCGCCCACTGGGTCAGCAAACACCAGCGGGTGAGAGCTTCAGTCAGTTCGGTGGCCTGGTGAAAACGAGCTTCCGGTTCTGA
- a CDS encoding IS3 family transposase (programmed frameshift) — translation MKRTRHTPEQIIRKLKTADQLLAQGQTVADACRVLEVSQPTYHRWRQLYGGMKAEEAKRLSQLEKENARLKRLLAEAELDKAMLKDLAGGKLLSPERRRRAVTVLQERYRASQRRVCRLVGQHRSSQRHVGKVADLEEAKLRHRLREIAAEHIRWGRRMAHRLLRREGWTVNHKRVHRLWREENLQRPTPRKQKRARPADGSVRRHQAEHPHQVWAMDFQFDATADGRRLKFLNVIDEHSRLCLAIRVGRRCKSRDVVAVLEELTSLYPAPAFIRSDNGPEFIAHALKRWSENSGTTTAYIEPGSPWQNGFAESFNSRFRDELLNTELFTTVSEAQTLADRWRWEYNTLRPHSALQGRTPLEAAQPAAA, via the exons ATGAAACGAACCCGCCACACACCCGAGCAGATCATCCGCAAGCTCAAAACGGCTGACCAGTTGCTTGCCCAGGGCCAGACAGTTGCGGACGCCTGCCGAGTTCTCGAGGTCTCCCAGCCCACCTACCACCGCTGGCGGCAGCTCTACGGCGGAATGAAGGCAGAAGAGGCCAAACGGCTCAGCCAGCTGGAGAAAGAGAACGCCCGGCTCAAAAGGCTTCTGGCGGAAGCAGAGCTCGACAAGGCGATGCTCAAGGACCTCGCTG GAGGGAAACTTCTGAGCCCGGAGCGTCGCCGGCGGGCCGTCACAGTCCTGCAGGAGCGTTACCGGGCATCCCAGCGGAGGGTCTGCCGATTGGTGGGCCAGCACCGCAGCAGCCAGCGCCATGTCGGCAAGGTCGCCGATCTTGAGGAGGCCAAGCTGAGGCATCGTCTCCGCGAAATCGCAGCTGAGCACATCCGCTGGGGCCGGCGCATGGCCCACCGCCTGTTGCGGCGGGAAGGCTGGACGGTGAACCACAAGCGGGTGCACCGGCTCTGGCGCGAGGAGAACCTGCAGCGGCCCACCCCCCGCAAGCAGAAGAGGGCACGCCCGGCTGACGGCTCGGTGCGACGTCACCAGGCTGAGCACCCGCACCAGGTCTGGGCGATGGACTTCCAATTCGACGCCACGGCCGATGGCCGGCGGCTCAAGTTCCTCAACGTGATCGACGAGCACAGCCGTCTCTGCCTGGCCATCCGGGTGGGCAGGCGCTGCAAGTCCAGAGACGTCGTGGCGGTGCTGGAGGAGCTCACCAGCCTCTACCCAGCCCCAGCGTTCATCCGCAGCGACAACGGGCCCGAATTCATCGCCCACGCCCTCAAGCGCTGGAGCGAGAACAGCGGCACCACCACGGCCTACATCGAACCAGGATCACCGTGGCAGAACGGGTTTGCCGAGTCGTTCAACAGCCGGTTCAGGGATGAGTTACTGAACACCGAGCTGTTCACCACCGTGAGCGAGGCCCAAACCTTGGCTGATCGCTGGCGCTGGGAGTACAACACCTTGAGGCCGCATTCAGCCCTCCAGGGGCGTACGCCCCTGGAGGCAGCTCAACCAGCTGCTGCATAA
- a CDS encoding DUF3721 domain-containing protein has translation MPPRPGVKRLPHLFSLIAIASGIQLLGVAQANTSGVPAMYATKAEAETAAKKHFNCTGAHQMGNQWMPCATHGQSNGQPQHNH, from the coding sequence ATGCCACCACGTCCTGGTGTCAAAAGGCTTCCACATCTCTTCAGTCTGATCGCTATCGCCTCAGGCATTCAGCTGTTGGGAGTCGCCCAGGCGAACACCAGTGGGGTGCCGGCCATGTATGCCACCAAAGCAGAAGCCGAGACCGCCGCGAAGAAGCACTTCAACTGCACTGGTGCCCATCAGATGGGCAATCAATGGATGCCCTGTGCCACCCACGGGCAATCCAACGGACAGCCTCAACACAACCACTGA
- a CDS encoding MerR family transcriptional regulator, with translation MEAPALRIGQVAQATGLSVKTVRFYSDEGLIHASSRSQGGYRLFDPAVVAELSLIRALRAMDVPLPELKRILDVRRSGHCNCSALKSSIQTRIQSIDERLTELVSMKAELAQLLSSWQECGGVKEGESLQVSASNR, from the coding sequence ATGGAGGCTCCGGCTCTGCGGATCGGACAGGTGGCCCAAGCCACGGGTCTGTCGGTGAAGACCGTGCGCTTCTACAGCGATGAAGGGTTGATCCACGCCAGCAGCCGTTCTCAGGGCGGTTATCGGCTCTTCGATCCCGCTGTGGTGGCGGAATTGAGCTTGATCCGGGCCCTGCGGGCTATGGATGTGCCCCTACCGGAGCTGAAACGCATTCTCGATGTGCGGCGATCAGGCCATTGCAACTGCAGCGCTTTGAAAAGCAGCATTCAGACCCGCATTCAATCGATTGATGAGCGACTGACGGAGCTGGTGTCGATGAAAGCCGAACTCGCTCAATTGTTGAGCTCCTGGCAGGAGTGCGGCGGCGTCAAGGAAGGGGAAAGCCTGCAGGTTTCAGCGTCCAACCGCTGA
- a CDS encoding sigma factor: MSKRCLRRPMTSEQRAFACQHLGLAHQQAHRFARRWSMSVDDLIGPAYEGLCKGAIGFDPTLGHRPSSYLVPR; this comes from the coding sequence ATGTCCAAACGCTGTCTGCGCCGGCCGATGACCAGTGAGCAGCGGGCCTTTGCCTGCCAACACCTGGGCCTGGCGCATCAACAGGCGCATCGCTTTGCTCGCCGCTGGTCGATGTCAGTCGACGACCTGATCGGCCCCGCCTACGAGGGTCTTTGTAAGGGCGCTATTGGCTTTGATCCCACGCTCGGTCATCGCCCCTCCAGCTATCTCGTCCCAAGGTGA
- a CDS encoding IS5 family transposase — MGGKQLGFTDYELTTAKKRTKREKFLSEMEAVVPWQALIDLIEPHYPKASKKGGRPPYPLATMLRIHLLQQWYSLSDPAMEEALIEVPTMRRFAGIELISDRIPDETTILTFRHLLEKHGLGEQIFDTVKALLAARGVTMRQGTIVDATLIAAPSSTKNKDGKRDPEMHQTKKGNQWYFGMKVHAGVDKDSGLIHSVVVTAANVHDLTPAAELLHGDEEVVYGDAGYQGIAKRPEMAGKTAEFRVAMRPGTRRALPDTPDGRVQDLIETAKAHIRSKVEHPFRVIKQQFGFQKTRLRGLAKNRCKINVLAALSNLYQARRQLLATV, encoded by the coding sequence ATGGGCGGCAAGCAGCTCGGTTTCACGGACTATGAGCTGACCACGGCCAAGAAGCGCACCAAGCGCGAGAAATTTCTCTCCGAGATGGAGGCTGTGGTGCCTTGGCAGGCACTCATCGATCTGATCGAGCCGCACTACCCCAAGGCGAGCAAGAAAGGCGGCAGGCCTCCCTATCCGCTGGCAACGATGCTGCGCATTCATCTGCTGCAGCAGTGGTACTCCCTCAGCGATCCGGCCATGGAAGAGGCCTTGATCGAGGTGCCCACCATGCGCCGCTTTGCCGGCATCGAGCTGATCAGCGATCGGATCCCGGACGAGACCACGATCCTCACGTTCCGCCATCTGCTTGAGAAGCATGGGCTGGGTGAGCAGATTTTTGACACCGTCAAAGCGCTCCTGGCCGCTCGGGGCGTAACCATGCGTCAGGGCACGATCGTCGATGCCACCTTGATCGCAGCGCCCAGCTCCACCAAGAACAAAGATGGGAAGCGGGATCCGGAGATGCACCAGACCAAAAAGGGCAACCAGTGGTACTTCGGCATGAAGGTCCACGCCGGCGTTGACAAGGACTCAGGCCTGATCCATTCGGTTGTCGTCACCGCCGCCAACGTGCACGACCTCACCCCGGCAGCTGAGCTACTGCATGGAGATGAGGAGGTGGTGTACGGCGATGCTGGCTACCAGGGCATCGCCAAGAGACCAGAAATGGCTGGCAAGACAGCGGAGTTCAGAGTGGCGATGCGGCCCGGCACGCGCAGGGCTCTTCCTGACACCCCGGATGGGAGGGTGCAGGATCTGATCGAGACGGCCAAAGCTCACATCCGCTCCAAGGTTGAGCATCCCTTCCGTGTGATCAAGCAGCAGTTCGGCTTTCAAAAGACCCGGCTGCGAGGCTTGGCCAAGAACCGCTGCAAAATCAACGTGCTTGCGGCACTGTCGAATCTGTACCAGGCCCGACGACAATTACTCGCGACAGTGTGA
- a CDS encoding metal ABC transporter solute-binding protein, Zn/Mn family, producing MGSAALVGLVLAAAPPPSVVSVDGVLCDITRSLVQSDARVTCLVPPGADPHGMALRGSDRQALSTARLVLVNGYNLTPAMNRIRVSAPVVAVAERATPGNPAKDPHVWHDPGLTSAMVRESATALRPLLGAAKAGALQRRSQAMQAVLNQLGSWSAAQLQTVPSAQRVLVTEHRAFSAFARRYGIRELPVIDDFASGGTLRPSSLGAISRAIRQSGTKAIFAEALPPSKTLRRISSFSGVAIAKQPLYADGLAPGKSLIQTATANVCTFVTAQGGRCDQRTASALQQQWAAIR from the coding sequence ATGGGTTCCGCTGCCCTGGTTGGGCTTGTGCTTGCCGCGGCGCCGCCGCCATCGGTGGTTTCTGTGGATGGCGTGCTGTGCGACATCACGCGGTCACTCGTGCAGAGCGACGCTCGGGTGACGTGCCTGGTTCCACCCGGAGCTGATCCCCATGGCATGGCTCTGCGCGGTTCAGATCGTCAGGCGCTGAGCACCGCTCGCCTGGTGTTGGTGAATGGCTACAACCTCACGCCGGCGATGAACCGGATTCGTGTCAGTGCTCCTGTGGTGGCCGTTGCTGAACGCGCCACCCCAGGTAACCCAGCCAAGGATCCACACGTGTGGCACGACCCAGGGCTCACCAGTGCCATGGTCCGCGAGAGCGCCACTGCACTGAGGCCTCTCCTTGGAGCAGCAAAAGCTGGAGCACTGCAGCGACGCAGCCAGGCCATGCAGGCCGTGTTGAACCAACTAGGGAGTTGGAGCGCAGCGCAGCTGCAGACGGTTCCCTCTGCTCAGCGTGTTCTGGTCACTGAGCACCGAGCGTTTTCAGCTTTTGCCCGTCGCTATGGCATTCGTGAACTGCCGGTGATCGATGACTTTGCGTCGGGGGGGACTCTGAGACCCTCGAGCCTGGGGGCCATCAGCCGGGCCATCCGCCAATCAGGCACAAAAGCAATCTTCGCTGAGGCGTTGCCACCGTCCAAAACGCTTCGGCGCATCAGTTCTTTCAGCGGTGTCGCCATCGCCAAGCAACCGCTCTACGCCGATGGGCTGGCACCCGGGAAATCGCTGATTCAAACAGCTACGGCCAATGTCTGCACCTTTGTGACCGCGCAAGGAGGCCGATGTGATCAACGCACAGCCTCTGCGCTGCAACAACAATGGGCTGCGATCCGATGA
- a CDS encoding DUF1651 domain-containing protein: protein MFVQKGQRIPSAPAEGWLSDGRQVLHFKPAIWNQWQQELEITSGQVLRDQAVPLLQRRVRLSRERAVELWRQRLAEGWKPCTPQWQPPPLLEPRWGR from the coding sequence GTGTTCGTTCAGAAGGGTCAGCGGATTCCGTCGGCTCCGGCTGAGGGCTGGCTGAGTGATGGCCGCCAAGTCCTGCACTTCAAGCCCGCGATCTGGAATCAGTGGCAGCAGGAGCTGGAGATCACCAGCGGCCAGGTGTTGCGGGATCAAGCAGTGCCGTTGCTGCAGCGGCGTGTGCGCCTCAGCCGCGAGCGAGCGGTTGAGCTCTGGCGTCAGCGCCTGGCGGAGGGGTGGAAACCGTGCACGCCGCAATGGCAACCACCGCCACTGCTGGAGCCGAGATGGGGACGCTGA
- a CDS encoding galactose oxidase has protein sequence MTASSDCETWPYLDVGVLRPSRSRKVCMTCHWFRHHAGAECIPVLTCQLHRGQIAQGEHLIRRCQGWTDDMVRQRGWAPEAG, from the coding sequence GTGACTGCAAGCAGTGACTGCGAGACCTGGCCGTATCTGGACGTGGGCGTCCTGCGCCCCAGCCGGAGCCGCAAGGTCTGCATGACCTGCCATTGGTTCAGGCACCACGCCGGAGCCGAGTGCATCCCGGTGCTCACCTGCCAGCTGCACCGCGGCCAGATCGCCCAGGGCGAACACCTGATCCGCCGCTGCCAGGGCTGGACGGATGACATGGTTCGCCAACGGGGTTGGGCGCCGGAGGCGGGCTGA
- a CDS encoding helix-turn-helix domain-containing protein: MGEQRTLWLSTPELCTQLKVSRSSLRRWVHSGLLREGQHWVRMNPCCPRSDQLWQPERCAVQINRQRPHCRR; encoded by the coding sequence ATGGGCGAGCAGAGAACCCTTTGGCTCTCAACACCTGAGCTGTGCACGCAGCTCAAGGTCAGCCGCTCCTCCCTGCGCCGATGGGTGCACAGCGGCCTTCTACGAGAAGGGCAGCACTGGGTTCGGATGAACCCCTGCTGCCCGCGCTCCGATCAGTTGTGGCAGCCCGAGCGCTGCGCCGTGCAGATCAACCGGCAGCGGCCTCACTGCCGCCGCTGA
- a CDS encoding gamma carbonic anhydrase family protein, translating to MPDQPWPQPTLHPDAWVADSAVLIGDVRLAAGASLWPTAVARGDVCAITIGEGSNVQDGAVLHGDPGQPVTIGADVTIGHRAVVHGATLEDGCLIGIGAIVLNGVTVGAGALVAAGSVVTKNVPPRALVMGAPAQLKRELREEQAAEQREHARRYRQLAMAHAGRSSDPGFSQA from the coding sequence ATGCCTGATCAGCCCTGGCCTCAGCCCACGCTGCATCCCGATGCCTGGGTGGCCGACTCGGCCGTGTTGATCGGCGATGTGCGCCTGGCGGCCGGGGCCAGCCTCTGGCCCACCGCCGTGGCCCGCGGCGACGTGTGCGCCATCACCATCGGCGAGGGCAGCAACGTGCAAGACGGCGCCGTGCTGCATGGCGACCCTGGCCAGCCCGTAACGATCGGAGCCGACGTGACCATCGGCCACCGGGCCGTGGTGCATGGCGCAACCCTGGAAGACGGCTGCCTGATCGGGATCGGCGCCATCGTGCTCAATGGGGTCACCGTGGGAGCCGGTGCGCTGGTGGCCGCCGGTTCGGTGGTCACCAAGAACGTGCCGCCGCGGGCGCTGGTGATGGGCGCACCGGCCCAGCTGAAGCGCGAGCTGCGCGAGGAGCAGGCGGCCGAGCAACGCGAACACGCCCGCCGCTACCGCCAACTGGCCATGGCCCACGCCGGCCGCTCCAGCGATCCCGGCTTTTCGCAGGCCTGA
- a CDS encoding photosystem II protein Y — protein sequence MDARLLLVVTPIALAAGWAVFNIGRAAVGQLQMMLKRANG from the coding sequence ATGGACGCCCGGCTCCTGCTCGTTGTGACCCCGATCGCGCTGGCCGCTGGCTGGGCTGTGTTCAACATCGGCCGCGCTGCCGTGGGCCAGCTGCAGATGATGCTGAAGCGCGCCAACGGCTGA
- the trmFO gene encoding FADH(2)-oxidizing methylenetetrahydrofolate--tRNA-(uracil(54)-C(5))-methyltransferase TrmFO, which produces MQAAGFNGNAVLVIGAGLAGTEAAWQIASAGVPVRLVEMRPIRRSPAHHSSEFAELVCSNSFGALSSDRAAGLLQEELRRLGSLVIRTADEHAVPAGGALAVDRGRYSAALTAALEQHPLVTVERREHTELPRPGEIAVLATGPLTSEPLAEQLRAFTGRADCHFFDAASPIVEGESIDLSVAFRASRYDKGDADYINCPMNKEQFLAFREALLAAEQAELKNFEKENATFFEGCLPIEELARRGEDTMRYGPLKPIGLWDPRWGDVNDRDVRRANRAYAVVQLRQEDKDGRLWNLVGFQTNLKWGEQKRVLRMIPGLENAEFVRFGVMHRNTFLEAPQLLDPTLQFRQRPTLLAAGQITGTEGYAAAVAGGWLAGTNAARLALGQEPLQLPSTSMIGALTHFIAEAPSEKFQPMPPNFGLLPELPERIRDKRRRYGAYRDRALADLEPFMAVPSQPAEPVPA; this is translated from the coding sequence ATGCAGGCCGCAGGGTTCAACGGCAACGCGGTGTTGGTGATTGGTGCCGGCCTGGCCGGCACGGAAGCCGCCTGGCAGATCGCCAGCGCCGGCGTGCCGGTGCGCCTGGTGGAGATGCGACCGATTCGCCGCTCGCCGGCGCACCACAGCAGCGAATTCGCCGAGCTGGTGTGCAGCAACAGCTTCGGAGCACTGAGTAGCGACCGCGCTGCCGGCTTGCTGCAGGAGGAACTGCGGCGCCTGGGCTCCCTGGTGATCCGCACCGCCGATGAGCACGCCGTCCCCGCCGGCGGCGCCCTGGCGGTGGACCGTGGCCGCTACAGCGCCGCCCTCACCGCAGCGCTGGAGCAGCACCCGCTGGTGACGGTGGAGCGCCGCGAGCACACCGAACTGCCCAGGCCCGGCGAGATCGCCGTGCTCGCCACCGGTCCGCTCACCAGTGAACCCCTGGCGGAGCAGCTGCGCGCCTTCACCGGCCGCGCCGACTGCCACTTCTTTGATGCCGCCAGCCCGATCGTGGAGGGGGAGAGCATCGATCTGAGCGTGGCCTTCCGCGCCTCCCGCTACGACAAGGGCGATGCCGACTACATCAACTGCCCGATGAACAAAGAGCAGTTCCTCGCCTTCCGCGAGGCGCTGCTGGCCGCCGAGCAGGCCGAACTCAAGAATTTCGAGAAGGAGAACGCCACCTTCTTCGAGGGCTGCCTGCCGATCGAGGAGCTCGCCCGCCGCGGCGAAGACACGATGCGCTACGGCCCGCTCAAACCCATCGGCCTCTGGGATCCGCGCTGGGGCGATGTGAACGACCGCGATGTGCGCCGCGCCAACCGTGCCTACGCCGTGGTGCAACTGCGCCAGGAAGATAAAGACGGCCGCCTCTGGAACCTGGTGGGCTTCCAGACCAACCTCAAATGGGGCGAGCAGAAACGGGTGCTGCGGATGATCCCGGGCCTGGAAAACGCCGAATTCGTGCGTTTCGGGGTGATGCACCGCAACACCTTCCTCGAGGCGCCACAGCTCCTGGATCCCACCCTGCAATTTCGCCAACGGCCCACGCTGCTCGCCGCGGGGCAGATCACCGGCACCGAGGGCTATGCGGCGGCCGTAGCTGGCGGCTGGCTGGCTGGCACCAACGCTGCGCGGCTGGCCCTCGGCCAGGAGCCGTTGCAGCTGCCCTCCACCTCCATGATCGGCGCCCTCACCCACTTCATCGCTGAGGCTCCGAGCGAGAAGTTCCAGCCGATGCCCCCCAACTTCGGGCTGCTGCCGGAATTACCGGAGCGGATCCGCGATAAGCGCCGGCGCTATGGCGCGTATCGGGATCGGGCTCTGGCGGATCTGGAGCCGTTCATGGCAGTCCCATCACAGCCAGCAGAGCCAGTTCCAGCTTGA
- a CDS encoding ribbon-helix-helix protein, CopG family: MKNRSLTIRLEDDLEQELEAVCAETGRSRGEIVRDALRRQLQLMRFERLRRQALPFGEAAGWLTDDDVFAAIS; this comes from the coding sequence ATGAAAAACCGGTCACTCACCATCCGCCTCGAAGACGACCTGGAGCAGGAGCTCGAGGCCGTCTGCGCCGAAACCGGCCGCTCCCGGGGTGAAATCGTTCGCGACGCGTTGCGCAGGCAATTGCAACTGATGCGATTCGAGCGCTTGCGTCGCCAGGCGCTGCCCTTCGGTGAGGCGGCGGGTTGGCTCACCGATGACGACGTGTTCGCCGCCATCTCCTGA